A genomic segment from Macrobrachium rosenbergii isolate ZJJX-2024 chromosome 30, ASM4041242v1, whole genome shotgun sequence encodes:
- the LOC136854775 gene encoding piggyBac transposable element-derived protein 4-like, whose protein sequence is MASSNALYEENSFINLPECESEEEEDAPYEVDEDHEDNEVFHFHTSSFYSSSSKLSPSAWTASTSSHDPWPASKHCKKSKPVVSDVTMSVSIVNDLDIMPADEEDFYDLDDPPSRPSTSHGMSHDIPSENLTSAELCSRKRRRGQLHGAVGTAFKKLKEECVEARDGTIWHRDANLDLPRYDTHYIPRGSSSTIVQGITRPCDFFGLFFDATMITAICVETNRKIETLRPQFKKADSYTFGEVSVMELKAFLGLLILSGIRKDNHVATSDMWSLLGGSHVYRAIMTERRVAFLLRVIRFDDSATRQERRKTDKMAPIRKIWNMLIQHCQENYKPGPHITVDEQLIPFRGRCPFKMYIPNKPAKYGLKVVMACDADTHYMINAIPYMGKGSVELPKGMTLGESFTMELVQPYHRRGRTVTTDSWFTSLPLALSLKDVGMDLVGTIRQKPYIPQCVINKKMEVGSSVAAFSYAHNVTLQCQRVNSTKRVLLLSTFHHQPSVIENFKSDIQMFYNATKGGVDCFDQLCSISSCARKTRWWPLAYFFGMLNMVMVNSYILYTDNTSLPKKSRRQFYKELMEGLCYEWVNRRYRLFTFLSRDLKHIMRITFNLPELPQEAASSRLETRTRCYMCPSNTHKKSRILCVHCHKPVCASHQVICCANCKNV, encoded by the exons ATGGCTTCTTCGAACGCACTTTACGAGGAAAACTCGTTCATTAACCTTCCAGAGTGTGAGagtgaggaagaagaggatgccCCATATGAGGTTGATGAAGACCACGAGGACAATGAGGTATTTCACTTCCATACTTCGAGCTTTTATTCGAGCAGCTCCAAGTTGTCCCCCTCAGCTTGGACAGCTTCGACAAGTTCCCACGACCCTTGGCCCGCTTCCAAACATTGTAAGAAGTCTAAGCCTGTGGTCTCCGATGTTACTATGTCTGTCAGTATTGTGAATGATTTGGACATCATGCCAGCAGACGAGGAAGACTTTTACGACCTTGACGACCCCCCTTCAAGACCTTCTACGTCCCATGGTATGTCCCATGACATACCATCAGAGAACTTGACATCTGCAGAACTGTGCAGCAGGAAAAGGAGAAGGGGCCAGTTGCATGGTGCTGTAGGAACTGCTTTCAAGAAGCTGAAAGAGGAGTGTGTCGAGGCAAGGGATGGCACAATTTGGCACCGGGATGCCAATCTAGACCTGCCTAGATATGATACCCATTACATCCCCAGGGGGAGTTCCAGCACCATAGTACAAGGCATTACAAGGCCCTGTGATTTCTTTGGTCTCTTCTTTGATGCCACAATGATTACCGCCATTTGTGTAGAGACCAACCGGAAGATAGAGACTCTGAGACCACAATTCAAGAAGGCTGATAGCTACACGTTTGGGGAAGTCTCTGTGATGGAACTGAAGGCCTTCCTTGGTCTTTTGATCCTGTCGGGAATACGGAAGGACAACCATGTGGCCACATCGGACATGTGGTCTTTGCTAGGTGGCTCCCATGTCTACAGAGCTATCATGACTGAACGCCGGGTTGCCTTCCTTCTACGAGTCATCCGCTTCGACGACAGCGCCACTCGACAGGAACGTCGCAAGACAGACAAGATGGCCCCAATTCGCAAGATTTGGAATATGCTCATCCAGCACTGCCAGGAGAACTACAAGCCAGGGCCTCATATAACTGTTGATGAGCAGTTGATTCCTTTCCGTGGACGATGCCCTTTCAAAATGTACATACCAAATAAACCAGCAAa GTATGGCTTGAAGGTGGTCATGGCATGTGATGCTGACACGCATTACATGATCAATGCGATCCCCTACATGGGCAAGGGGAGTGTTGAGCTTCCGAAGGGGATGACGTTAGGAGAGAGTTTTACTATGGAGCTTGTTCAGCCATACCACAGACGAGGAAGGACAGTGACAACAGACAGTTGGTTCACCTCCCTGCCCTTAGCCCTGTCGCTGAAGGATGTTGGCATGGACCTGGTAGGAACCATCAGACAGAAGCCCTATATTCCTCAGTGTGTCATCAACAAGAAGATGGAAGTTGGTTCTTCTGTGGCTGCATTCTCGTATGCCCACAACGTCACCTTGCAGTGCCAGAGGGTCAACTCCACCAAGCGGGTTCTTCTGCTGTCGACATTCCACCACCAGCCTTCAGTCATCGAGAACTTCAAATCTGACATTCAGATGTTCTACAATGCAACTAAGGGTGGAGTTGATTGCTTTGATCAGCTATGCAGCATCAGTTCCTGCGCAAGAAAGACGAGATGGTGGCCTCTAGCATACTTCTTTGGAATGCTCAACATGGTGATGGTGAACTCCTATATTCTGTACACCGACAACACGAGTCTTCCAAAGAAGAGTAGGCGGCAGTTCTACAAGGAGCTGATGGAGGGCTTGTGCTACGAATGGGTAAATCGTAGGTACAGGctcttcacttttctctctcgTGATCTGAAACATATCATGAGAATAACATTCAATCTTCCTGAATTACCACAAGAAGCAGCGTCCTCGAGGTTGGAAACGCGCACGAGATGTTACATGTGTCCCAGCAACACCCACAAGAAAAGCAGAATTTTGTGTGTTCATTGTCATAAACCTGTCTGTGCCAGCCACCAGGTTATCTGTTGTGCCAATTGCAAAAATGTCTAG